Proteins encoded together in one Amphritea japonica ATCC BAA-1530 window:
- a CDS encoding S8 family serine peptidase, whose product MNRLFKPILIPAFFSATLLLPTFSGAAVISDELQAQLDATGSFDPVAVILQFNELTTNQATLRQLRKSIRQQLKADNSLTKKERKKLRKLLRSRVIQSLRKQLRFARKDLNPLLDFSAQGQIKDLWLINSIALTLPAYMVEALSQLPQISSLRADLKTAAPGQAYTPPSAPEWNIESINVPSLWSQGITGENIVIAVIDTGVDGEHPDLASRFRGGSNDWLDMHSTSTAPIDGFGHGTNVTGLILGGDSSGTAVGMAPNAQWIAARVFDRTGYGALSDLHAGLQWALDPDGDPSTDDAPDIVNNSWGLIGTVGTCQTEFQADIQALKDSGIAVTFSAGNSGPYSNSSLSPANLPGIMSVGALQHNPDGSLTVARSSSRGPSPCDLSAVFPTVAAPGIDVQTTGMSYGSGQPYTEWVGGSSFAVAHVSGVMALLKGAVPNATVLQLEQAINETASDIDAPGPDGNTGYGLVDAQAAYTRLIELTGPSNAPPIGASDHYTVKEYSKFRVLARDGVLENDTDADQDIITAHLISPPSKGRLRLNSNGSFVYKHKRDAQTDTFVYMVSDGIDYSEMITVTLTIRSDEDKEDKEDKEDKEDKEDKEDKENSAPFAVNDMFETQKNVTSILDILSNDQDADDNINSSSVKIVRRLNKGGSIKVNSNGTIAYTPAEGFHGYEFFRYRVWDKEHKRSNSARVVIRVK is encoded by the coding sequence ATGAATAGACTTTTTAAGCCAATACTAATCCCTGCTTTTTTTTCTGCAACACTGCTATTACCTACGTTCAGCGGTGCAGCAGTTATTTCAGATGAACTACAAGCGCAACTGGATGCAACCGGTAGCTTCGATCCGGTTGCTGTTATCTTGCAGTTCAATGAGCTAACCACGAATCAAGCTACGCTTCGTCAGTTAAGAAAATCAATAAGACAACAATTAAAAGCAGATAACAGTCTCACTAAAAAAGAACGAAAAAAATTACGTAAGTTATTACGTTCCAGAGTTATACAGTCGTTACGTAAACAGCTAAGGTTCGCCCGAAAAGACCTCAACCCACTACTAGATTTCTCAGCTCAAGGCCAGATCAAAGATTTATGGCTAATCAATTCAATTGCTCTTACTCTGCCAGCTTATATGGTAGAAGCGCTATCTCAGCTCCCTCAGATTTCATCTTTGAGAGCAGACCTGAAAACAGCAGCACCTGGTCAGGCGTATACTCCTCCTTCAGCACCAGAATGGAACATCGAAAGCATCAATGTCCCCTCACTTTGGAGCCAGGGTATTACCGGAGAAAATATCGTTATAGCTGTGATTGATACAGGAGTTGATGGAGAGCACCCGGATCTTGCAAGCCGGTTTCGGGGTGGTAGCAATGATTGGCTTGATATGCACAGCACCAGCACTGCTCCAATCGATGGATTTGGCCACGGCACTAACGTTACAGGATTAATTCTCGGCGGGGATAGCTCTGGTACTGCAGTGGGAATGGCACCTAATGCCCAATGGATTGCAGCCCGGGTTTTTGATCGCACGGGCTATGGGGCGTTGAGTGACTTGCATGCTGGTTTACAGTGGGCACTTGATCCTGACGGAGATCCATCAACCGATGATGCGCCCGATATAGTTAATAATTCATGGGGGCTGATAGGAACAGTGGGGACCTGCCAGACAGAATTCCAGGCTGATATTCAGGCCTTAAAAGATTCAGGCATAGCGGTGACATTCTCTGCAGGCAACTCAGGCCCTTATAGCAATAGTAGCCTCAGTCCAGCTAACCTTCCCGGCATCATGTCGGTCGGCGCTCTTCAACATAACCCCGATGGAAGCCTGACTGTTGCCCGTAGCAGTAGCAGAGGCCCATCCCCTTGCGATTTAAGTGCGGTATTCCCTACAGTTGCGGCTCCGGGTATTGATGTTCAAACGACGGGAATGTCATATGGAAGCGGTCAGCCATACACTGAATGGGTCGGTGGAAGCTCTTTTGCGGTCGCTCATGTATCAGGCGTAATGGCGCTACTAAAGGGTGCTGTACCTAATGCAACAGTTCTACAGCTTGAACAGGCTATAAATGAAACAGCTTCTGATATCGACGCTCCCGGACCTGACGGTAATACGGGTTATGGTCTGGTGGATGCTCAGGCTGCTTACACAAGGCTAATAGAGTTAACCGGTCCTTCGAACGCTCCTCCCATAGGAGCCAGTGACCACTACACCGTCAAAGAGTACTCAAAATTTCGAGTGTTAGCACGCGATGGGGTGCTCGAAAACGATACCGATGCAGATCAGGATATTATAACTGCCCATCTCATTTCTCCACCGAGCAAAGGACGCCTGCGCCTGAACAGCAATGGCAGCTTTGTCTATAAGCACAAGAGGGATGCCCAGACTGACACATTTGTCTACATGGTAAGTGACGGTATAGATTATAGTGAAATGATAACAGTGACCCTGACTATCCGCTCTGACGAAGATAAAGAAGATAAAGAAGATAAAGAAGATAAAGAAGATAAAGAAGATAAAGAAGATAAAGAAAACTCTGCACCTTTCGCTGTAAATGATATGTTTGAGACACAAAAAAACGTGACTTCAATATTGGATATACTTTCCAACGATCAAGATGCAGATGATAATATTAACTCCTCGAGTGTTAAAATTGTTCGACGACTTAATAAAGGCGGTAGCATAAAGGTCAATAGCAACGGAACTATCGCTTATACTCCCGCAGAGGGTTTTCACGGGTATGAGTTTTTTCGCTATCGAGTCTGGGATAAAGAACATAAGCGCTCTAATTCGGCAAGAGTTGTAATACGTGTAAAATAA